The proteins below are encoded in one region of Pseudomonas putida S13.1.2:
- a CDS encoding histone deacetylase, with amino-acid sequence MPLPLIYHEDYSPEFPAEHRFPMDKFRLLHDHLVESGLTTDQALLRPDICPNDILALAHDRGYIERYMNGDLSREDQRRLGLPWSEALARRTVRAVGGSLLTAEMALQHGIACHLAGGTHHAHYDHPAGFCIFNDLAVISRYLLEAGRVHRVLIFDCDVHQGDGTARILHDTPEAITVSLHCEQNFPARKAQSDWDIPLPRGMGDAAYLKVVDDTLNYLLPLYQPDLVLYDAGVDVHKDDALGYLQLTDAGLAARDEAVLRHCLGRDIPVVGVIGGGYSKDREALARRHGILHHSAARVMGCSQ; translated from the coding sequence ATGCCGTTGCCGCTGATCTACCACGAAGACTACAGCCCGGAGTTCCCCGCCGAACACCGCTTCCCGATGGACAAGTTCCGCCTGCTGCATGACCACCTGGTCGAAAGCGGGCTGACCACCGACCAGGCATTGCTGCGCCCGGACATCTGCCCCAACGACATCCTCGCCCTGGCCCACGACCGTGGCTACATCGAGCGCTACATGAACGGCGACCTGTCCCGCGAGGACCAGCGTCGCCTTGGCCTGCCCTGGAGCGAAGCACTGGCCCGGCGCACGGTCCGTGCAGTGGGTGGCTCGCTGCTGACCGCCGAGATGGCGCTGCAACATGGCATCGCCTGCCACCTCGCCGGTGGCACCCACCATGCCCATTACGACCACCCCGCCGGCTTCTGCATCTTCAACGACCTGGCCGTGATCAGCCGCTACCTGCTGGAGGCTGGCCGGGTACACCGGGTATTGATCTTCGACTGCGATGTGCACCAGGGCGACGGCACCGCGCGCATCCTGCACGACACCCCCGAGGCCATCACCGTGTCGTTGCATTGCGAACAGAACTTCCCGGCCCGCAAGGCGCAGAGCGACTGGGACATTCCCCTGCCCCGTGGCATGGGCGATGCGGCCTACCTTAAGGTGGTGGACGACACCCTCAACTACCTGTTGCCGCTCTATCAACCCGACCTGGTGCTGTATGACGCCGGCGTCGATGTGCACAAGGACGACGCCCTGGGCTACCTGCAACTGACCGACGCCGGCCTGGCCGCCCGTGACGAAGCGGTGCTGCGCCACTGCCTGGGCCGTGACATCCCGGTGGTTGGCGTGATCGGCGGCGGCTACAGCAAAGACCGCGAAGCGTTGGCCAGGCGCCATGGCATCCTTCACCACAGCGCGGCACGTGTCATGGGTTGTTCACAATGA
- a CDS encoding histidine phosphatase family protein — MLSSNTLGHPAIHARRKRRLSRKALGAALGLCMVVAALTTWLATRAHIVDLGNEQQLSDSGLLQDWADGAVIVMIRHAERCDSAPGPCLDDPTGITVAGSQAAGRVGQGLHQLGLNNADMLSSPKLRTRQTAHFILGQAVASEDWLEGCDNQFASEALLRKRPGHNLVLVTHNGCIDHFARQQNVTGGERQSSYASALFVSVDGNGKARILGRLNEPDWQRVLASTGK, encoded by the coding sequence ATGCTATCGAGCAACACCCTGGGGCACCCTGCCATTCATGCCCGGCGCAAGCGGCGCCTGTCACGCAAGGCCCTCGGTGCCGCCCTTGGCCTGTGCATGGTCGTGGCGGCGTTGACCACCTGGCTGGCGACGAGGGCGCATATCGTGGACCTTGGTAACGAGCAACAACTGAGTGACAGCGGCCTGTTGCAGGACTGGGCCGACGGCGCTGTGATCGTGATGATCCGCCACGCCGAACGCTGCGACAGCGCCCCCGGCCCTTGCCTGGACGACCCCACCGGCATCACCGTGGCCGGCAGCCAGGCCGCTGGCCGCGTTGGCCAAGGGCTGCACCAACTGGGCCTGAACAACGCCGACATGCTCAGCAGCCCGAAACTGCGCACCCGGCAAACCGCGCATTTCATCCTCGGCCAGGCGGTGGCCAGCGAGGATTGGCTGGAAGGCTGTGACAACCAGTTTGCCAGTGAAGCACTGTTACGCAAGCGCCCCGGCCACAACCTGGTGCTGGTGACCCACAACGGCTGCATCGACCACTTCGCCCGCCAGCAGAACGTTACCGGTGGCGAGCGCCAGAGTAGCTATGCCAGCGCCCTGTTCGTGTCGGTGGATGGTAATGGCAAAGCACGCATCCTGGGGCGACTGAACGAACCTGACTGGCAACGCGTATTGGCCAGCACCGGCAAATAG
- a CDS encoding GNAT family N-acetyltransferase, with translation MTPILQLESARLVLRQWHDDDLREFAALCADPQVMRYFPAPLTRVEAAALIGRVRGHFNEYGFGLWALERKDSGAFIGMTGLLNVNFEAPFAPAVEIGWRLARRHWGLGFASEAAWTCLRCAFAQLRLEEVVSFTSESNLPSQKVMQAIGMQQDLNGSFEHPRLPVGHPLRPHVLYRIDRAHWERTLRA, from the coding sequence ATGACCCCCATCCTCCAACTGGAAAGCGCACGGCTGGTGCTGCGCCAATGGCATGACGATGACTTGCGCGAGTTCGCCGCGCTCTGTGCCGACCCACAGGTGATGCGCTACTTTCCGGCGCCGCTGACGCGCGTTGAGGCGGCTGCGTTGATCGGCCGGGTGCGCGGGCATTTCAATGAGTACGGCTTTGGCCTGTGGGCGCTGGAGCGCAAGGACAGCGGCGCGTTCATCGGCATGACCGGGTTGCTCAATGTCAACTTCGAGGCACCCTTTGCCCCAGCAGTGGAAATCGGCTGGCGCCTGGCACGTCGCCACTGGGGCCTGGGCTTTGCCAGCGAGGCGGCGTGGACCTGCCTGCGTTGTGCTTTCGCCCAATTGCGCCTGGAAGAGGTGGTGTCATTCACTAGCGAGAGCAATTTGCCGTCGCAGAAGGTGATGCAGGCCATCGGCATGCAGCAGGACCTGAACGGCAGCTTCGAACACCCCCGCCTGCCCGTGGGGCACCCGTTGCGCCCGCATGTGCTTTACCGCATCGACCGCGCCCATTGGGAGCGCACCCTGCGCGCCTGA
- the tesB gene encoding acyl-CoA thioesterase II → MSHVLDDLVDLLSLESIEENLFRGRSQDLGFRQLYGGQVLGQSLSAASQTVEDARHVHSLHGYFLRPGDASLPVVYSVDRVRDGGSFSTRRVTAIQKGQTIFTCSASFQYDEEGFEHQAQMPDVVGPENLPTEVELARAMADQLPERIRDKVLCAKPIEIRPVTERDPFNPKPGDPVKYAWFRADGNLPDVPALHKYLLAYASDFGLLTTALLPHGKSVWQRDMQIASLDHSLWFHGNLRADEWLLYATDSPWAGNSRGFCRGSIFNQAGQLVASSSQEGLIRHRKDWA, encoded by the coding sequence ATGAGTCATGTGTTGGACGACCTGGTCGACCTGTTGAGCCTCGAATCCATCGAGGAGAACCTGTTCCGTGGACGCAGCCAGGACCTGGGCTTCCGTCAGCTGTACGGTGGGCAAGTGCTGGGCCAGTCCTTGTCGGCGGCCAGCCAGACGGTCGAGGACGCCCGCCATGTGCATTCGTTGCACGGCTACTTCCTGCGCCCGGGCGATGCCAGCCTGCCGGTGGTGTACTCGGTAGACCGCGTGCGTGATGGCGGCAGCTTCAGCACCCGTCGGGTAACGGCGATCCAGAAGGGCCAGACCATCTTCACCTGCAGCGCGTCGTTCCAGTACGACGAGGAAGGGTTCGAGCACCAGGCGCAAATGCCTGACGTGGTCGGCCCGGAAAACCTGCCCACCGAGGTGGAGCTGGCCCGCGCCATGGCCGACCAGTTGCCCGAGCGTATTCGCGACAAGGTGCTGTGCGCCAAGCCGATCGAGATCCGCCCGGTTACCGAGCGCGACCCGTTCAACCCCAAGCCCGGCGACCCGGTGAAGTACGCCTGGTTCCGCGCCGACGGCAACCTGCCCGACGTCCCCGCCCTGCACAAGTACCTGCTGGCCTATGCCTCGGACTTCGGCCTGCTGACCACGGCGTTGCTGCCCCATGGCAAGTCGGTGTGGCAGCGCGACATGCAGATCGCCAGCCTCGACCATTCGCTGTGGTTCCATGGCAACCTGCGCGCCGACGAGTGGCTGCTTTACGCAACCGACAGCCCCTGGGCCGGGAATTCCCGCGGTTTCTGCCGCGGCAGCATCTTCAACCAGGCCGGGCAACTGGTGGCATCGTCGAGCCAGGAAGGCCTGATTCGCCATCGCAAGGACTGGGCATGA
- a CDS encoding HAD family hydrolase has translation MSLGEVRNWVFDMDGTLTVAVHDFDAIRVALDIPAEHDILTHLAALPADVAAAKHAWLLEHERDLAVASTAATGAVELVRELAGRGCRLGILTRNARELAHVTLEAIGLADCFPVEHILGRDEAAPKPSPDGLLKIASAWGVAPGELVMVGDYRFDLDCGRAAGARTVLVNLPDNPWPELVDWHAADCRALKVMLG, from the coding sequence ATGAGCCTGGGCGAGGTGCGCAACTGGGTGTTCGACATGGACGGCACCCTGACCGTGGCCGTGCATGATTTCGACGCCATTCGCGTGGCGTTGGACATCCCCGCCGAGCACGACATCCTTACCCACCTGGCGGCCCTGCCGGCAGACGTGGCAGCGGCCAAGCATGCCTGGCTGCTGGAGCACGAACGTGACCTGGCGGTTGCCTCCACGGCGGCCACCGGGGCGGTGGAACTGGTGCGCGAGTTGGCCGGGCGCGGGTGCCGGTTGGGCATCCTGACGCGCAATGCCCGCGAGCTGGCGCATGTGACGCTGGAGGCCATCGGCCTGGCAGACTGCTTCCCGGTGGAGCACATTCTTGGGCGTGACGAAGCGGCCCCCAAGCCGAGCCCGGACGGGCTGCTGAAGATTGCCAGTGCCTGGGGCGTGGCGCCGGGCGAGCTGGTGATGGTGGGGGATTACCGGTTTGACCTGGACTGTGGGCGGGCGGCCGGGGCGCGCACGGTGCTGGTGAATTTGCCGGATAACCCATGGCCGGAGCTGGTGGATTGGCATGCGGCCGATTGCCGAGCGCTGAAGGTGATGCTGGGCTGA
- a CDS encoding zinc-dependent alcohol dehydrogenase family protein gives MTSKAIYVQPGGGYDKVEVGTSEAQAPKAGEITVRLHASSLNYHDFAVVSGMWGPSERRIPMADGAGEVVAVGEGVSEFQVGDDVVSTFFPDWLDGQANVEGFARVPGDGLDGYAREQVTARATAFTLAPKGFSHAEAATLTTAGLTAWRALMSDDHLKPGDTVLVQGTGGVSIFALQFAKLAGATVIATSSSDAKLERLKALGADHLINYKSTPAWGEKVRELTGNRGVDHVIEVGGPATLEQSMIAARIGGHVSLIGILTGVAGQLPLVQALVRQIRLQGVLVGSRAQQQAMVRAIDANGLRPVVDKHFELEQIVEAFRYQESNRHFGKICLTW, from the coding sequence ATGACCAGCAAGGCCATCTATGTACAACCCGGCGGCGGCTACGACAAGGTCGAGGTCGGCACCAGCGAGGCCCAGGCCCCCAAGGCCGGCGAAATCACCGTGCGCCTGCACGCCAGCTCCCTCAACTACCACGACTTCGCCGTGGTCAGCGGCATGTGGGGCCCGAGCGAGCGGCGTATCCCCATGGCCGATGGCGCTGGCGAAGTGGTTGCGGTGGGCGAAGGCGTCAGCGAGTTCCAGGTCGGCGACGATGTGGTCAGCACCTTCTTCCCCGACTGGCTCGACGGCCAGGCCAATGTCGAGGGCTTTGCCCGGGTGCCCGGTGACGGCCTCGACGGCTATGCCCGCGAACAGGTGACCGCCCGCGCCACCGCGTTCACCCTGGCGCCCAAAGGCTTCAGCCATGCCGAAGCCGCTACCCTGACCACGGCTGGCCTTACCGCCTGGCGTGCGCTGATGAGCGACGACCACCTCAAGCCTGGCGACACGGTGCTGGTGCAGGGCACCGGTGGTGTGTCGATCTTCGCCCTGCAGTTTGCCAAGCTGGCTGGCGCCACGGTGATCGCCACGTCGTCCAGTGACGCCAAGCTGGAGCGCTTGAAGGCCTTGGGCGCCGATCACCTGATCAACTACAAGAGCACCCCAGCCTGGGGTGAGAAGGTGCGCGAGCTCACCGGCAACCGCGGCGTTGACCATGTGATCGAAGTGGGCGGCCCGGCGACGCTGGAGCAGTCGATGATTGCCGCGCGCATCGGTGGGCATGTGTCGCTGATTGGCATCCTTACCGGCGTGGCCGGGCAGCTGCCGTTGGTGCAGGCGCTGGTGCGGCAGATTCGCCTGCAAGGTGTGCTGGTGGGCAGCCGCGCCCAGCAGCAGGCGATGGTGCGGGCGATCGATGCCAACGGCCTGCGGCCGGTGGTGGACAAGCACTTCGAACTGGAGCAGATCGTCGAGGCGTTCCGCTACCAGGAAAGCAACCGGCATTTCGGCAAGATCTGCCTGACCTGGTAA
- a CDS encoding FadR/GntR family transcriptional regulator, with product MEPENARKRGHSRAHDLVSSLTQQILLGTFKPGDKLPSENTLVREHGVSRTVVREALSKLQASGLVEPRHGIGTFVMARQAQAGLRIAAESAANVRDLLELRIGLEGQAAALAALRRDEGHLVRMRQALDDYQDLAAAGDSCIEADRRFHLLIAEATGNLYFTEMLLQLGNSLIPRNRMALAERGGAKLARQAYLANLEHEAILNAIRRQDPDAARAAVCLHLSNSRDRMLPD from the coding sequence ATGGAGCCCGAAAACGCCCGCAAGCGCGGCCACAGCCGCGCCCATGACCTGGTCTCCAGCCTGACCCAACAGATTTTGCTGGGCACCTTCAAGCCGGGCGACAAGCTGCCTTCAGAGAACACGCTGGTGCGCGAGCACGGGGTCAGTCGCACGGTGGTGCGTGAAGCCTTGTCCAAATTGCAGGCCTCCGGGCTGGTGGAACCGCGCCACGGTATCGGTACCTTCGTGATGGCGCGCCAGGCCCAGGCCGGGTTGCGCATCGCGGCGGAAAGCGCGGCGAATGTGCGCGACCTGCTGGAGCTGCGCATTGGCCTGGAAGGCCAGGCCGCCGCCCTGGCTGCGCTGCGCCGTGACGAGGGGCACCTGGTGCGCATGCGCCAGGCGCTGGATGACTATCAGGACCTGGCTGCCGCCGGCGACAGCTGCATCGAGGCCGACCGACGCTTCCACCTGCTGATTGCCGAGGCTACTGGCAACCTGTACTTCACCGAGATGCTGCTGCAATTGGGCAACAGCCTGATCCCGCGCAACCGCATGGCCCTGGCCGAACGCGGGGGGGCGAAGCTGGCCAGGCAGGCGTATCTGGCCAACCTGGAGCATGAGGCAATCCTCAATGCCATCCGCCGGCAAGACCCGGATGCAGCGCGGGCGGCGGTCTGCCTGCACTTGTCCAACAGCCGCGACCGGATGCTGCCGGACTAG